The nucleotide window CTACTTCCAGTTGCAAGCATGCTCAATATATGAATGCCAAGAAGATTACTAGAAGACAATTAGCTTCCAACATTAATTAAGAAGGTGACAAACCTGAATGACAAGATATTTTGCAGTGCGACCACGTGGACGATGCAACTCAATTTGCCAGATGTTCTCATACGAAAGCTGAAGTCTATATAACTTCTGATGATATAACAGCCGAAATTGGAATTTCCGCGTTCCAGTCCCAAAGTCCACTGAAACTTCAGCCGTTCTCCAAAAAACAGACAACTTATCATTTGCGACCTGGCAGCCAACATGCAATTCTAAATTTTGCAAGCTATGCATTACAGTTCTTGGCTTTGGTACAATATCATGGTCCGCTGCATAAAAGTTCAAATAGGATCTCCCATACCACAGCCTAGCCCTAGCGTTAGCCAAAGAGGTGATAAACTCAGCCTGACTGGTGGACTCAAACTGTATATAAGCATAGAATCTCCCCCCTTTGGCCGGCCGTAATTTAAGAGCAAAAACACTTCCTTCTCCTGTATGTTTCTCCAAAAATACCTTAATTTTTTCAGCAGATTCACCTGAAGGGAATCCATGTAATTTTATTGTCTTCTCCATCTGGTTCTATTGAATTTCTTCACTGCATTTATGTTTATGCTGCCAAATCACTGTTGTTACTAAAATTACTTAAGgctgaattttgtaatttaaagtaaaaaaaaaaaagctgaaaattttatactaaaaaagtaaaaaaaagctgaaaattaaaaagagcaaaaattcagaaaaatataaacaaaaactgCAATCAACGACACCCAGTAGTTCACTATACCAATCATCATAAACAACGTCATCAAACAAAACTAATGACTCGCAAACAATGATCATAGTATCAACTATCAACACAATCAACAAATACATGTTCTTCATACGGATTATCGAAGAActaagaacaacaacaacattaaCTGACATTGTTCCAAATTTCACTGAAAGCATGAAATGAAGGAAACAAAGAGTGATCAGTAAAAGCCTCTTCATTATGGTATAGATTATATAACTACTAAACCTATGAAAATAGTAGCAATCATAATGATAGCAGTAACCACTAAAAGAACAAAGGTTAAACTCAATTGATAAACCCAGAAGAAAGACACAGATAGAGAACAGAAACCTTAGCTGATTTGCAGAGGAAGAGTAGATAGTAAGAGATTCAAGCAAACGAAGTCAAGTTCATGATCAAGCAGAGAGTCTCTTCGTCGTCAATCCCAGGTCAATCTTCACTACTAtgttctgtttctttgtttcGACTTTCGATAAACAAAACCAAGAATTTAGAAGTAGAAAGGTTAGGATTCCCTCCTACGCACTCCCTTTTACCTCAAACTACTGACGATGATGATGTGTGCAAGTGACGTTTAGGCCCACGCCATTTAAATGGGTAATTTGGataacatatataagaaattatATTATGGTCGAAATTTATGATCACTCTTTCTTGATTCGATGACACCAATCAGaagtaaatgaaaaaaaaaattatgcaaaCATTACATATGATGGATCATACGATTAATGTACACTAAATTAATATTTAGTTTTAATTAATGATTTGGATCGGATAACAATTTAACACAATTGATGAAAAACTTAAACTTGAGTAGTTGAACAAGACTATAAGATGAAATCAATAATTTTAGTGAAGTCTAAACACATTAAAGAGTAAAGACGATGTGAGATGTGATAGTCTCTCACGTTTACATCACAaaatttttaatgaaataatcaGTAAGGGATTTctcattcaaaacaacaaagaaaGCAAGAGATACATTGTTTTCTAAAACACATATATTTTCAAAACAATTGAAAGCTTGAAACCTATTCTTTTGATGGCTCTTTGGAAATTTTAAAAAGATCTTCCtaatttaatttagttgttctTAAAAATTTGAGGTCCAATGCAACTCTATTGATCGTCTTGAGCTTTGGAATGCCTTAGTCACGTACATAAAGTCTAATGACTGAATTACCCATACCCCATTGTTAACTAGAGTCCACGACTAGAGGCAGAAAATTTAATCAGAGTTGTGAGAAAATTATTGGTGGGCCGTGCACAtaactaaaaaaatagaaaagtatTGTCTTGAGACACTTTAATCCCTTATATAAAGTCTAGAGAGAGTCTTGCGTGGAGCAGTCGCACGGACAAGTGGTGGGGAGGACCAATCACTGTCTAGCAGGGGCggtgttttgggtattgcaCTTTAGGAAGCAGGGCAGTttcagaaaaaatgaaaaatttcatttcttctGATTGGGTGGCCCTAAAGCCACCTGGTGGAGAAACCCCACCTAAATATTTCTCTAAAGTCATGGCCGAATTACCCATATCCACTGCTAACTAGAGTCCACGACCAGAGGCAAAAAAATTTAACCAGAGTTAAGTTGTGAGAAAATTATTGGTGTGCCCCCACATGTGACTAAAAAAGCAGAAAAATATCGTCTTGAGCTTTAAAACGCGTTAGTCGCGTATATAAAGTCTAATGACCAAAATTACCTATACCTCACTGCTAACTAAAGTGAGTCCACGACCAAAGGCAGAAAAATTAGCTAGAGATTGTGAGGAAATTATTGGTGGGCCCCACACTTTTGACTAGAAAAGCAAAAGACAGAAGATGCGAACTTCCCCTGCAAGGATTAGGAATGAGCCATCTAGTGtactggaaattattctatgcaccgacggtgtaagtgacccaacccttataaaataatttcaacccttgatatttattatcaactttatttttaataaacaaaaagtgtatttaatgcaatctaaccattcatttatgttggtgcaagtccACGGCGGTGCACTGAATAATCTCTCCTAGTGTACACCATCCTACACTAAAATAAACCAAGTCACGCGACACGTGTAACTAGAGAAGCCCAAACCCAGAGCGAATCGGGGCACATTAAAACACTCGGGTCCTGGGTGGGGCCGAAATTGACCCGCGTCCGCAACTAAAACCTTCCTCCTATCTatttccaaaaccctagaattcCAAAAACTGGACTCTCACTGcaatttcaatttcgatttCAGGTATGTTCAACTCGAATTTTCACTCTTCCATTTGTTAATTCTGCCTTTAGGTTTCTCAAGTTTGGGGTCATATAGATTTGGGCATGGGGTTTTTGTTTGCACCAACCAATTGAAATATTAAGATGCAAAATttagtttcaaatttttttattatcattCAAATATCTTTAAGGTCAAATTAAGAAAAATTCAGTAATTTTgcaaaaaattaaattattagTCCAGATGCACAAGAAGGCGGTGTTGGTTTATTTGGGTGCGAGACATGGAGGTGTTTTATTTAATCTTgatttgtttcttttatatACTAGTTATGTGAAGTTTTTgcataagattatttatttttgtagttctaatttctaaaatttaaatttaagtgTACCTTACTCTATGCTAATTTAAACTCAACTTCTCAATTACTCGGTGATTGAATCAATGTCCGATCAcaaattgaagaggattgaAACTCTAGTGGGTCTTCTTCTTGTAGATGATTCGAAACTTCCCTAAAATTTGCATAGCCTTATCTTGCAATGGTCAATTCAAGCACATGCAGCAAAAGGACGAAGCTGAAATGCTGAATTGATTGGGGTGGTGGGGGTGTTTGTTCTTGGTTATTGGAGTTGCTGTTGCTTtactttccttttccttttggaATTTCAAGCTAGCCAGATTAGATGACTGCACACTTTATTTGGTATTGAGGCAGCAATTTTTCTCATGCCTTGCACTACATTGAAATGCTTCCCATGTTTCAGAAGTTTGCATACGCAGTTTTGCGTACGCTAGGTTTCACCATGTATTAATAAGAAAATCTTCAACCTGAGCCTTTGGGCTACTATGAACCAAAAATTCCTCACAGACTTGAACCCaatatatgtttttattttggatCCTCTCTCTACACCCAAAATCCATCTTCACACACCCGTTGCGATTAGGATGAGGGAATCCAAAAGGCATCAGGAATAAAGACACCGGGACAATTTCCCATCTTCCTCAAATGATTGAGAACCCTAAGAAAGTAATAATTAGAACCAGCACGCATACATGTATGGATGATAACATTGGAAATTGAACATGAAGAATTttgaaacaaattttttttggtttttgaataaagggctgttGCTGCTATCCCTCAAggcttaattaatgaaattgtcGAATACATGAGAGGACATTGAGCCTGAatccctgattacaataagcataaagagattGTTCTAAAATGATATCAAAAGTCTctaacaaataaatatattcaaCTAAGCAGCAACTAGTAAAGAGTGCTCTACTGACTTCTttatttgctttgacaaagcGGTGATAtaatggaaagataactcgatatataaatcgattacaacgtagcataattaccaaaagCACTACTATATTGCTGCCGGAGGATAAAGCCGACGACACTTTGATTGCTCATGTTCAGAACTTGAGGTAAGAAAAGTCAGCTAAGAATTCAAACAGACCCCTTTGCCAAGTAAAATGGCGCTTCAGTGATGATACAACATCAAAAGTAATTCAGAATTAATACAACGTATGTATTGCTAATCGTATTCataaaattaaaggaaatacacAACAGCAAAGGATTAATCTACAATTCTCAAACGGACACACTGATGTTGTTCGGTTCCGAAGTCAAATGGTAGTGATGACTTAATGACTTCTATTACTTGTGTTCTGCCTCTTGATCTGGATGAGCATTTCGAAAACACACCATGGAAAACTCAGGAAATGGTCTCTTGCCATACCCTTGTTGTAGCAACCCCAGTAACGATGATGATATGTAACATGGTACCATGCTGATGCTTTTGCTGCATACACATTACCGATATCAGTTCCGAAATCTGATGGATCATCACTATTTGGACTCTCGATAAACCGTGTCCTTGCCTCATTCTTCAATGACCTCACAGCGTAGTTGATCGACTCCAAGTCCTTTCTTTTGTTGAAGAACTTTGATACATTGGTGATGTTTCCAGTCAGTATTTCAGCTTCAGTTTTGATACCATAATAGTCCATCAGGTTTCCCAGCTTGTAGTCATAATCGCCTTTGTGACTGATGGCatcattaatgtaatctttGAATCCATCTACCTCCATGTCAGGATCATAATACCTCTTAGCCACTTCCCTAGTGAAGGACTTAACAGGGTGTGAATGTGATCCAAGGTCAATATCTTTTACCTGTCGGAAAAGCTTCCCAATCACACTCTTGGACTCGTAGGTTTGCCTGTCACTCTTTTCCATGAAATCTGGGTATTCATGGACACGCAGTCTATGCGGCACTTTCACTAGTACACCGGTTTTTGGAGAATCAACAGCATGGGACCACAGCTTGGCGAGTTTAATACATTCATCACTCATAGCCTTCTTTGGTTTTCTGTCTGCAAAGACAAGATGTGCATTTGAAATGATGCCCAAGCTGCAATTCATTATATAGTTGGTAAAAGACTCCTCAACTTCCTGGTGGTGTAGCACAGCAGAACACAATATCAAGACATGTTTAATAACATACTTAACTACATTTTACATGACAATTTGAATAATACCATACCTCCATTGTAACATTATGTTCCAGTTCCACAGTTGGTGCTAGGGTATAATTCATGGGTTCAGTTTGCCGCGGTGGAATCAGGTCACCATCCCAGCTAACAAAGTAATCATCTCCATCTAAATCGCTGCCTGAGCATTCATTAGGATGAGGCCTATTTAATGGAAAAATTTTGTAGTCAGTATATATAGTTAAGGCAACAAAATAATATCAAAACAATTCAAGAAAGACTAGAATACAAATGTAATTATTAAGCAATCTGAAAGATACCTCTTTCCTTTTTGGGGGAACACAACACAATCCACCATGTGGTGTAACGCCGGCACATCCACAGCCATAAGAACACGCACATCTCCAGGGTGTAAACACGGGTTTTTAGCAACCACTACTTTACCCACAACAGTAAAATTGCCTCGGCTTGCAGTTGAAGTTGTTTTGCCAGTGAAGATAGCATGGTGAGAACATTGCACAAATACCTGACCATATTCCAATGTCCCGGTTTCATCTAGACATCCCATCAGAGATCTTCCATCTGGAACAAAAATACGTGTTTTGCTTCGCAGTTCTGCAAGTTTTGATGCACATAATGATTGTAGCATCAATGAGAGAAACGGCTCTGCATTTGGCTTATAACACTTCAGCATTTCATTTAACATGCTGGTTGCCTCTCCTTTAAACATCAATTTCAGTGCCTTCTGTGCTTTCAATGGATCAGTTAGAATCCCTTCCAGCTGATTCATTGCTTGTTTCTGCTTCTCCTCAAAAATATGATCCTTAACTCCAAGGGTGGACAAAAGGGTAATCAGTTGACGATTGAGAAAACAAGGCTGGTACTTGCTCCATGCCAGGACATCTAACTTTGTGTTGCGTGATTCGAACTTCCACATGCTCTTTCTCAATGACAGCTTCTTTGACGATGTTGGATCGACTGCCACAACACCTTTGTAGCCACCGTAGCGGATTTGAAAGGCAGATGGAGTAGAACTTTTCCCACATTTTCTTGCCACTCTTTCAGCAAATTCAGCAGATATCTTCCCAATTCCGTCAGAGAAGCAATATTTGGTTCCGCCTCTTTCAATTTCTACATCCGGAATGACTTCAATTTCATCTGAGCCAACAGTAAAAGTCTCCCTGGAAGAGCCGAAAGACTGACCAAGCCTGGCTGCATATTTAGCCACATTTTTAATGCGACTAAAATCACCCATCCAGTCTCTAATTCCTTGTGCAGTAAGGCCCCTTCTGGAAGCAAACATCCATGCAGAATTCTCTCGCAACTGACTCGACGAAAATGCTAGAAACTCAAACTTCTTATCACCAATCACTATGCCATCCCTTAGAGTAGAAAGTATCCTTTCATAAACACTGGTTCTCCTTTCCTCAGCAGTACTTGTCCGCAGACACAAATCTACAGACCGCATCTTTCCCAAGTCCtcatcaacaaaagaaacaCGAAGAAAATTGTCGATATCTTCAGGATAATTTCGTAAAACACGATTGGAGAGATTTACCTCTGGACCACAGAAGTATACTTTAGATGGTGTAACCTGAACCCTGTGTATATACACAAGGCCTTCATCTAAAGATATTGCTGGTGACTGAGGAATCCGCTTGCATGCCTTGTACATGTTAAAAAGCCACCTTACAGGTTCATAACAGCACTCCTTGGAGTTAAACAGTTTGTCCAGGGCATACTGTATATATTCAATTCTTCTTCTAGTAGGATCCACTAGATTATAAAAATTGACATCAAGAGCTTGCCCGGGAATACAACCGTGTTGAACCAATGAATTTATCTTGAACAAGATTCTGTATGGCAAGTCAATGCCTATGGGTGGAGCCAGAATAGGAACAAGAGCTGAATTGCCGGAAAAAGTGTGACCTCTCTTCAGCTCAAACTGTCGTTTATTCTCCTTATAGTGAACAAAACTCTTGCGAAGGACTGGAAGTGCACACCTAAATGGAAGCTCCAAACATAAAGAAGAGGATTGCCCGATGCAGTATGATGGAGTGAAATCAACTTCTCGAACCCAGCGGTTGTCAGGAGCCAAAGTTACATCTTTCTTATAAATCCGAGGGGCACCACGTAACTGGCAAGTAAGAGAAAATTTTAGATATTTCCCCGAAGGGACACACGTAGTCTAGCACTCTAGCATTCAACAGCATTCACATTGAAATATATATAATGCAATAGGTACGTAGTCGAATACTGAAACCATATAAATATGATCCAGATCTAAAAGTCAATGTGTTTTATCTAATATACAACATGACTCTAAACCCTATAAAAGTATCACTGCTTAAACACACCCCAGAATATTTTTTTACTGGTATAACTCATAAAAAGCTAGAATAGAACCTAGTTTATTTTGCAAGATAATGAACTTGATGCAAGCTAAAGTTAGAAGTTAGTAGGATTTAAATACAAGTATATAAACGATATATGAGGAGCAGCAAAGTAGGGGAATCAAGCGGTAAGAACTTTGACAAACCTGGATGAGTAGAAACTTTTTAAACTGACCACGTGGACAATGCAGCTCAATCCGGCAAATAGTGTCAGAGGGGATCTCAAGCTTGTAATTAACACAATCATAGGAGAAAGACAAGTGCACATTTTTCTGTTCCATCCCAAATGTCACAGAAACATCTGATTTTGTCCAAAGCACCGAAAACTTCTCCTCAGATATCTTGCATCCAAAGTGAAGTGTCACAAGTTCCGCCAAGTCTATTGAGCTTGGTGCCATGTCACGCTGCCATGTAGCTATACCAATAACATGTTATGATGAAGTGAGTCAGCTTAGAACCAAGTTGGATTATCAACTAGAACATGTAGCTATACTGCTCATATCACCTTCAACCTTTGTTCTAAAATACAATAACAAAGGAAAGCCAGTTGCGTGACGACTAAAGCAACAAGCCAATTCTTGGAGAAGGATCGGAGGTATGCAGAAGACACATTGGTAGACATTTAGCTACTTTAACCAAGACTTGGCTGAAAACTAATGTGATTTGCTGAAGTTGGTCTTATCAACCGTCATTTCTGTCATTCTCAAATTTCTAATATGATTCAATCCGATTATTGTTACAGACATCAATTACTGTTTTGAACTTTTGGAGGTGGTCCAAATAGAAATTGGTAAAAAAGCCGAGAAGAAAAGTTAGAAAACCACTACTGCTTGACAAGTTACACGCAAATAACTTGACAAGAAAACACAAATGATAACCAAAGTGAAATATGATATTAAATTTAGTGACTCAAGTGATAttctaaaaacaaacaaaaacaggaCTAAACTACAGactgttgaaggatgtcgacataatgtgtgcctctacaaactagggtttagagttgtaataggaatgtattctaggtattcaattgtaatcggattctattacctttttggtaccttgtaactccctatttaaagggctcctattatcaataataaacacaatttcattctcctacaacacagACATCCAATTAATGGGAaaacaaacaaatccaaaagcCCCATCAAGGTCCAAAACAGATTACACACAGATGACCAATCTCCAAGAACAAAATGTAGAgctaaataaaaatcaaaaatctATAAGCAGAAGAACCATTAGCAAATAACACTTGAAAGTTTATGTTCAACTGTAATATAGaacaagtaaaataaaaaaataataaaaataaaaattgaaagagcaAAAGTAGTGGTTGCTGACCTGCTACACTGTTGGCAAAACCTCTGTTCACCACTGCTCCTCTGCTTCTTTGGTCCGAGAACGGCATCCTCAAAGTAGATTTTGCGGCGGAATTTGAGTGACTCATCGGTGGAGGAGCTCCCTCTTGAGTCATTACTCTATCCTCAcagtcacagagagagagagagagagagagagagagagagagagagagagagagagatcaaaacaaaaacaaaacaaaaaagattgaTCTCATGGTCTCTGGTAATCGACCTGCCCAAGCTATTAGTTTCATGTGTGATCTGAACTTATTTTGGGATTTGAACAGCACTTCTAGGGACGTGGTTGTTAATTGTGCTGGAGATATCTAAACAAGACCTTTCAACTGGAAGAAAGAACAGCTTTGTTTAAGGCAGCTGAAAATGCCATAGTTAATCTAGGTACGTATCAACGTCTCTGCTTATGTATGATCTTCCCTCTCCTTATTAATGTATTACTATCCGGTTAAGAAAGGTTAAAAATGCTTTGCTTGGATGCcttttttattcttgttttgtGGATCAGGTCTTAACAAAGTCTGGGATTTAAAAGCCGTTGCCTAGCACACAAGACATCACGAATGTTTTCCAGTTCAAGTCTGGACGACCACTAATTAGAGAATGGGTAAGCTATACATCTCATTCTAGAGCAAGTCTACGGTGCACTAAGGTATCAATACATTGATTTCATCAATGGTATCGATCTCTTGCTCTTTACAGCAGTAGACTAGCTAGATGCAGTTTTAGATTACCTTCCCTCTGGCAGTGGAATTGCCTACCCCATTGAAGTTGGTGTGTTGATACATTAACCTATCTAAGGGAAACATCCAATGCCATTATTACCAAAATTGTTGTAAACTTAAAAAGCTTAACTAATGGATGTTCTTTACGTGGCAGCAAGAAAAGGTAATTGCACGGCAGCTTGCTCATCCCTTAGAAACTGCAGAAGAATGCCTCGGGTGGATGAGGGAAACAGATTCTCAAAGATCTGCACGAGTTGCATACTGAAAATATTCTAAAGTATTTACATGCGCAATTTGATTGCTCATGTTCAGAAACTTGAGGTAAGAAAAATCAGCTAAGAACgtctttcaattttcaaacAGACACCTTTGCCAAGTAAAATGGCGCTTCAGTGATGATACAAGATCAAAAGTAATTCAGAATTAATACAACATATGTGTTGGTAATCTGATTCataaaattaaaggaaatacacAACAGCTAAGGATTAATCTACAATTCTCAAACGGACACACTGATGTTGTTCGGCTGCCAAGTCTGATGACAAACTCGACCTCGGCCTCTGCCACGGCCAGAATTAGAGATATGTAGGGCCGTCAGTTGAGAGCTGAGATCAAGAGCACCTTGATGTTGATCAGCCATCCTTCGTTCCGTAGATAAGAGTAAGGCTTCAAGGAAATCATACGTGATGGGTGTATCACGTGCTTGAGCAAAACTCACTGTGGTCTCATAAAGAGGACCAACGTTGTTCATAATAATAGATACCAAATCTTCATCGGTCATAAGATGTCCAGCAAGGGCAAGATTATCTGCGATGGAATTAATCTTGTAaagtgtacatacatgtgcatttgcaagcataattagctataatgagccacgctcattgtaccgccaggggtaccaacgcccaccatatgagtgactggcgtaaagacagctagccgggttaccgcttgagccccggatcaaccccaaagcaccgccgacgcgcctccactcgccgtgtcaagttagcatcagaagctactgaaactgggaactgaagcacatcagtcccacatctagggatggcaatggggcgggttggggatggggatcacaataccatccccatccccggggtcattttTCACCCCCATCCccaccccaatccccaataaaaatatactggggattccccatccccatccccactggggactaagcctccaaacccgccccaaatccccaataagaatttaataaataaaataatttttttctcatattgtattttttaaaatcaaaatctacaacacaTAAAATtcaaacatgattaaattcataaatcataatttagtgagtgcaaaagttaaaaaaaactattaaagtaaaagtgtagctattaaagtaaagtaataaatgtatatatttgtgatttacataataaaaaataaatttatatatatatatatatattattggggcgggtttggggatggggatcacaataccatccccgccccatccccaatcttagatagcggggattggggatccccatccccattccccatttgtccctgaattctccccccattaggggcgggtaccCAATgaagctccgccccgctggggatttttgccatccctacccacatcgaaaacaaggagaagaccatcctcttcctcacctataaaaggtcctctcctctctcctcattaattacgcattttactactcattattgttatgctgcccatatgcattgactgacttaggcatcggagagttgaagaccgcccaacgcggtctccctctaacgccccgTCTTGTGTTTGGCAGCTAGCAATAATCCTCAGAGcggcagagtagcggtccgcctgccggaccagcgttagaccaaggtttggcgaccgccagacttttgagcattaacattggcgccgtctgtgggaaaccttgaacaaaaagtcatcccatcacaattaccatgactaacggtagcgggggaaatgtcgaggagcaggcagaccagtccgccgttcctcaacccgcccacccagcggtaagcatcaaccgcgcactattcagcaccccggtcaaccctggcggtgaaacaaatccaagcagcagccgccccccaggtcaggacctcaccgccttgtatgagctggcgctggcggacctccacaaagcaaacagagagcgcgagcaggaacgcaaggaaaaggctgaggcccaagagcaggtggccacgctgatgacacgtttcgacgagctaaagcgggcgctggacgcaaacgccaacccagcacgaagtgagcagtcacacagcaccagacacagccggcctaccgctggtataggacccattgtgcaaatgcaggtaccgctaaacccacctgagctggcaggaatgggaccaccccctgtcccccaactgttggagcaggaggcggagtcatcgctgcgcacccacccctCGAGGACAAGAGCAAGGActgagggcaatctacccattcccgggcgagggtcagttccgcggagcgcccgagcaggccccgctggcaacgcaaccgcccaaattttggagaggatacagcagttagaacagaggctaatcctggcggaggcaggcaccccggcgctagccccaaacccactcttcgcgtccaggccaggaccattcaccgctacaattttgcaagccgtcagaccagcgtttgcaaagaccccaaaaatgtcacattatagcggtaagaccgatcccttcgtccacatggacacgttcaagaaggtcaccaacaacaagggatttgatgacgccaccctgtgccacttgttcagcgaaacgctggatagtgaggcaatgagctggtttttcgagtgtccgccagggtccatcggctcattccaggcgttatctcatgctttcctctctcgattcatcttgttgtccgccagtcatcacaacacgagccagttgtttggcgtccggcagggagaggacgaatcattgaaggcattcgtcacaagatggcgggcggcagcatctcagtgccgcgatctcgacaaaacaatggcttcggcggctttcaagcagggactcctcaagggaccattcctctatcacctcaactacaatcatccaaacgcggcgtatgatcaccttatgagtgaggcggtcattcatgcccaggcagagtttatcacatatggagaaaccccaccgccaccagcaacaccaacaaaatcatctcaaccctcctccagccatca belongs to Rosa chinensis cultivar Old Blush chromosome 4, RchiOBHm-V2, whole genome shotgun sequence and includes:
- the LOC112197021 gene encoding probable RNA-dependent RNA polymerase 1, with protein sequence MTQEGAPPPMSHSNSAAKSTLRMPFSDQRSRGAVVNRGFANSVAATWQRDMAPSSIDLAELVTLHFGCKISEEKFSVLWTKSDVSVTFGMEQKNVHLSFSYDCVNYKLEIPSDTICRIELHCPRGQFKKFLLIQLRGAPRIYKKDVTLAPDNRWVREVDFTPSYCIGQSSSLCLELPFRCALPVLRKSFVHYKENKRQFELKRGHTFSGNSALVPILAPPIGIDLPYRILFKINSLVQHGCIPGQALDVNFYNLVDPTRRRIEYIQYALDKLFNSKECCYEPVRWLFNMYKACKRIPQSPAISLDEGLVYIHRVQVTPSKVYFCGPEVNLSNRVLRNYPEDIDNFLRVSFVDEDLGKMRSVDLCLRTSTAEERRTSVYERILSTLRDGIVIGDKKFEFLAFSSSQLRENSAWMFASRRGLTAQGIRDWMGDFSRIKNVAKYAARLGQSFGSSRETFTVGSDEIEVIPDVEIERGGTKYCFSDGIGKISAEFAERVARKCGKSSTPSAFQIRYGGYKGVVAVDPTSSKKLSLRKSMWKFESRNTKLDVLAWSKYQPCFLNRQLITLLSTLGVKDHIFEEKQKQAMNQLEGILTDPLKAQKALKLMFKGEATSMLNEMLKCYKPNAEPFLSLMLQSLCASKLAELRSKTRIFVPDGRSLMGCLDETGTLEYGQVFVQCSHHAIFTGKTTSTASRGNFTVVGKVVVAKNPCLHPGDVRVLMAVDVPALHHMVDCVVFPQKGKRPHPNECSGSDLDGDDYFVSWDGDLIPPRQTEPMNYTLAPTVELEHNVTMEEVEESFTNYIMNCSLGIISNAHLVFADRKPKKAMSDECIKLAKLWSHAVDSPKTGVLVKVPHRLRVHEYPDFMEKSDRQTYESKSVIGKLFRQVKDIDLGSHSHPVKSFTREVAKRYYDPDMEVDGFKDYINDAISHKGDYDYKLGNLMDYYGIKTEAEILTGNITNVSKFFNKRKDLESINYAVRSLKNEARTRFIESPNSDDPSDFGTDIGNVYAAKASAWYHVTYHHRYWGCYNKGMARDHFLSFPWCVFEMLIQIKRQNTSNRSH